A section of the Bradyrhizobium oligotrophicum S58 genome encodes:
- a CDS encoding plastocyanin/azurin family copper-binding protein yields MYRARTILALAVLAGLSTGALAATQVIHQQGRVFSSESVTVKKGDALTFLNDDTIPHNIMSTSKGNEFNLGSQAPGSSTDVAFKEAGDVAVICAIHPRMKMAVKVVD; encoded by the coding sequence ATGTATCGCGCACGAACCATTCTCGCCCTCGCCGTTCTCGCGGGCCTCTCCACCGGCGCGCTGGCCGCCACTCAGGTCATCCATCAGCAGGGGCGCGTCTTCTCCTCGGAGAGCGTAACCGTGAAGAAGGGCGATGCTCTCACCTTCCTCAATGACGATACGATCCCGCACAACATCATGTCCACGAGCAAGGGCAACGAGTTCAATCTCGGCTCCCAGGCGCCCGGCTCCTCGACCGACGTGGCGTTCAAGGAGGCGGGGGACGTTGCCGTCATCTGCGCCATCCATCCGCGCATGAAGATGGCTGTCAAGGTCGTCGACTGA
- a CDS encoding methyl-accepting chemotaxis protein, which yields MSIRLRILAVLSIMLTLACGLALYGLRGITSAGDLVVRLYDGPLMAINHARSVHAELNAALLVLNRAESVGTSKAAGERFEKLVKAMLEDLDIVRERVKSNGVDTAREQATRRLRDWSDAALKILKPAPDGATEIPTTFLLSKLGNEALASVDDLVELVAAYGYEYRNEAEAHVAGSRTMMMTASGATLVLGILLALGFAYSLSRPIISLEKAMIQLADGNFDVVLPGVRRKDEIGHVARAVERFKLLAAERAQREAEAKIDQDQRAAEQRKADMHRLADTFEQAIGDIVRTVSATSDNLESSATTLTGTADRGRELAEVVAGASEQASSNVQSVASATEQLSSSVNEISRQVQESARMAGDAVDQARTTTDRVGELSKAANRIGDVVELINAIAGQTNLLALNATIEAARAGEAGRGFAVVASEVKALAEQTAKATGEIGQQIAGIQAATQESVTAISQISSTIERLSEVSSTIASAVEQQGAATQEISRNIQHAAHGTQQVSTNVTDVRRGAADTGQASSSVLSAAQSLANDSKRLRTEVDRFLATVRAA from the coding sequence ATGTCGATCCGGTTGAGGATCCTCGCAGTCCTGAGCATCATGCTCACATTGGCCTGCGGCCTGGCGCTCTACGGTCTGCGGGGCATCACCTCGGCCGGCGATCTCGTGGTCCGTCTCTATGACGGCCCGCTGATGGCGATCAATCACGCTCGCTCGGTGCATGCCGAGCTCAACGCGGCGCTACTCGTCCTGAACCGGGCGGAGAGCGTCGGAACATCGAAGGCGGCGGGAGAAAGGTTCGAGAAGCTCGTCAAGGCGATGTTGGAAGACCTCGACATCGTCCGCGAGCGCGTGAAATCGAACGGCGTCGATACCGCGCGCGAGCAGGCGACCAGGAGGCTGCGTGATTGGTCCGATGCCGCGCTCAAGATCCTCAAGCCGGCGCCGGACGGTGCCACGGAGATTCCCACCACATTCCTGCTCAGCAAGCTCGGCAACGAGGCGCTGGCGAGCGTCGACGACCTGGTCGAGCTGGTCGCGGCTTACGGTTATGAATATCGCAACGAGGCCGAGGCTCATGTTGCGGGCTCGCGCACGATGATGATGACAGCTTCGGGCGCCACGCTGGTGCTCGGCATTCTGCTCGCGCTCGGCTTCGCCTACTCCTTGAGCCGGCCGATCATCTCGCTCGAAAAGGCGATGATCCAGCTCGCCGACGGCAATTTCGACGTCGTGCTCCCGGGCGTGCGGCGCAAGGACGAGATCGGTCACGTGGCGCGCGCGGTGGAGCGCTTCAAGCTGCTTGCGGCCGAGCGGGCGCAGCGCGAGGCCGAAGCGAAGATCGACCAGGATCAGCGCGCGGCCGAGCAGCGCAAGGCAGACATGCATCGCCTGGCAGACACGTTCGAGCAGGCGATCGGCGACATCGTCAGAACCGTGTCCGCGACGTCGGACAATCTGGAGTCCTCGGCGACGACGCTGACAGGAACCGCCGATCGTGGGCGCGAGCTCGCGGAAGTCGTCGCCGGTGCCTCGGAGCAGGCGTCCAGCAACGTTCAATCGGTGGCGTCGGCGACCGAGCAGCTGTCATCCTCCGTCAACGAGATCAGCCGGCAGGTGCAGGAGTCGGCGCGCATGGCCGGCGATGCCGTCGACCAGGCCCGGACCACGACCGACCGTGTCGGCGAGCTGTCCAAGGCGGCGAACCGCATTGGCGACGTCGTCGAGCTGATCAATGCAATTGCCGGTCAGACCAACCTGCTTGCGCTCAATGCGACCATCGAGGCGGCCCGCGCGGGCGAAGCCGGTCGCGGCTTCGCGGTGGTCGCCTCCGAGGTGAAGGCCCTGGCCGAGCAGACCGCCAAGGCGACCGGCGAGATCGGCCAGCAGATCGCAGGCATCCAGGCGGCGACCCAGGAATCGGTGACTGCGATCAGCCAGATCAGCTCGACGATCGAGCGGCTGTCCGAAGTGTCGTCGACGATCGCGTCGGCAGTGGAACAGCAGGGCGCCGCGACCCAGGAGATTTCGCGCAACATTCAGCACGCGGCGCACGGTACACAGCAGGTGTCGACGAACGTCACCGACGTCAGGCGCGGTGCGGCCGATACCGGCCAGGCCTCGTCCAGCGTTCTGTCCGCGGCGCAGTCGCTCGCCAATGACAGCAAGCGGCTCCGTACGGAGGTCGACAGATTCCTCGCGACAGTGAGAGCGGCCTGA
- a CDS encoding cytochrome-c peroxidase, with protein MTLRSLTARSLSFGTTLSTALSLIVGFTSAGVGAALVGETKRVALEQKGPSSTDTLKALYRRPLTIPFPKDNAYTPEKAALGKKLYFDTRLSVSMAQSCASCHSPSYGWGDGLAVGVGNGMNKLGRHSPTVVNAAWGEIFMWDGRLATLEEQALGPIQAAGEMNMPLDHLMQRLNAIPEYKPLFEAAFPRDGMTPKTLAKAIATYERTVVSERAPFDAWIDGDEKAISEEAKRGFALFNGKAQCVTCHEGWNFTNDGFQDIGLPSKDIGRGEFAPGVIKMQHAFKTPGLREITRRAPFMHDGSLATLEQVVDHYDSGGVDRPSRSDLMRPLGLTAQDKADLVAFLKTLTSNLTPTAAPVLPR; from the coding sequence ATGACGTTGCGCAGCCTCACAGCTCGATCCCTTTCGTTCGGCACCACCCTCAGCACAGCTCTCTCCCTCATCGTCGGCTTTACCAGCGCAGGCGTCGGCGCGGCCCTCGTCGGCGAGACCAAGCGGGTCGCGCTGGAGCAGAAGGGGCCGTCGAGCACGGACACGCTGAAGGCGCTGTACCGCCGTCCGTTGACGATCCCTTTCCCGAAGGACAACGCCTACACGCCCGAGAAGGCGGCGCTCGGCAAGAAGCTCTATTTCGACACGCGGCTGTCGGTCTCGATGGCGCAGTCCTGCGCCAGCTGCCACAGCCCGAGCTACGGCTGGGGTGACGGCCTTGCGGTGGGCGTCGGCAATGGCATGAACAAGCTCGGCCGTCATTCGCCGACCGTCGTGAATGCAGCCTGGGGCGAGATCTTCATGTGGGACGGCCGGCTGGCGACCCTGGAGGAGCAGGCGCTCGGCCCGATCCAGGCCGCGGGTGAGATGAACATGCCGCTGGATCATCTGATGCAGCGTCTCAACGCGATCCCGGAATACAAGCCGCTGTTCGAGGCTGCCTTTCCGCGCGACGGCATGACGCCGAAGACGCTCGCCAAGGCGATCGCCACCTATGAACGCACCGTCGTTTCGGAGCGCGCGCCGTTCGACGCCTGGATCGACGGCGACGAGAAGGCGATCTCCGAGGAGGCCAAGCGCGGGTTCGCATTGTTCAATGGCAAGGCGCAGTGCGTGACCTGCCATGAAGGCTGGAACTTCACCAATGACGGCTTCCAGGACATCGGGTTGCCGAGCAAGGACATCGGCCGCGGCGAGTTCGCGCCCGGCGTGATCAAGATGCAGCACGCCTTCAAGACGCCCGGCCTGCGTGAGATCACGCGACGCGCGCCGTTCATGCATGACGGCTCGCTGGCGACGCTCGAACAGGTGGTGGACCACTATGACAGCGGCGGCGTCGATCGGCCGAGCCGGTCGGACCTGATGCGCCCGCTCGGGCTGACGGCTCAGGACAAGGCTGATCTCGTCGCGTTTCTGAAGACTCTCACCAGCAATCTCACCCCGACGGCAGCTCCGGTGCTGCCGCGCTAA